The DNA region TTTGATATTGTTCATAAATCGCATATTGCAACACGGTGGAAGCACCAACTTGTTTGTTTGTACAAAATATCTATCAAGTTGACACAGTACTGACACGCCACTTTTATACACTCACAAGCAGAACTGAATGTATTGTGTCGCATTCTGATTGCGATTTCTATCACTGAGGATTGTCGAATGGGTGACACTTCTGTGGACGCTTTAGCTGGTGAAAAAATTCATCTGCGTTGTGGAGTTGATTTGCAAGTTTGCTTTAATCGAGGAGCTAACCCAACTTTTGTTTTTCTCCATGGAGGGTTGGGAAATCGTTTTAACTGGCGATCGCAATACGAGTTTGCGCTTCGTCAAGGTTGGCAAGTTCTCGCGTATGATTTGGGTGGACACGGACAATCGAGTACGTATTCACGCTATTCTGTTGGACGTCATTGCCGCGATTTAAAGCGTTTATTACACCATTTTGATATCAATTCTCCGGTATTATGTTGCCATAGCTATGGAGTTCCCATTGGTTTAGAATATGCACAGTACGAACCAGTCAGCGGTATGATTGCGATCGCGGGTGGTACGCATAACCTCGCTCCTTTGTGGGAAATTCTATTGATGAAATTTATGGCTTGGGGTGGTAGATATCTTTACCACTTTCATGGAGTACAAACACTAAGTAACTTTGTTTCTAGCTCATATCGCCATCGTGTCATTCAGCAGTTTTTTGCCGAAAACCCAGCACCAACTAACTTCGATTCATACACAGCGTTAGAAATCTTTTGGGATTATAACTTTTTTCACCGTCATCAATTACCTCAATTGCACATTCCAGCATTAGTGATAACTGCGGGGAAAGACCCGATGTTTACTGCCAAAATGGGCG from Chroogloeocystis siderophila 5.2 s.c.1 includes:
- a CDS encoding alpha/beta fold hydrolase; translated protein: MGDTSVDALAGEKIHLRCGVDLQVCFNRGANPTFVFLHGGLGNRFNWRSQYEFALRQGWQVLAYDLGGHGQSSTYSRYSVGRHCRDLKRLLHHFDINSPVLCCHSYGVPIGLEYAQYEPVSGMIAIAGGTHNLAPLWEILLMKFMAWGGRYLYHFHGVQTLSNFVSSSYRHRVIQQFFAENPAPTNFDSYTALEIFWDYNFFHRHQLPQLHIPALVITAGKDPMFTAKMGDELAAHFNNGAHLHFADAGHLVLAELPQLVNAAIAEWLNNITSG